The Zea mays cultivar B73 chromosome 7, Zm-B73-REFERENCE-NAM-5.0, whole genome shotgun sequence DNA segment ggcaccgccacggttcttgttgagtgtttggcgctccaaaaaggcgtcaacatactttttggcgactccgctggggaaggtgtttagatctactaaaaatcaggccctcaaatggccggttctaaagatcacaccgatatctccccggacaatatcctgaagccgactgttgaaagtctgacggccgatgagcaacagcaatacgaggactacatgcgtcaagcgaaggagaaattcttatcacaatacacggtggatcgccaccagaaagttgtcaaacatggagagaccgacgtcgcatctcttctatcttcgcttcaagtccccaacgtaagtaaacccgacgacatccaatttattaaacagtatgtagatcatcagcagaatcaaatgaaacaacagattggagggttagaagagtcaattagaaaattaacgcatACGTTGGAGAaatctgttgctcctagttttccatcatatgagactagtaacaggatatctatgtctaatacatcggcaacaaatggggatttgcagccccaaccattatatggtatgccgatgaactcatatccagggcaagtaccaccaccgccatccctgcttggcagatcggcGCCCCTGAACACGGTCGGATCGTCCGAGCTTCTGCCGGACCATCCGGCCCATACACGGACCATTCGGCTTGctctgccggacagtccggggtCGCCCTAGGACCGCCACCGTCCCTTCTTGGCAGATCGACGACCCTGGacgcggtcggaccgtccgagttTCTACCCGGATCGTCCGACCCTtacacggaccgtccggctttctatgccggacagtccggggctGTACCAGGACTACTGCGTGGCGCCCCAATAATGGCGAACACGACCGGCCAGTTCGGATGTACCACCGTACAAACCGGATACACATATGTGGAACCTGCTGTTGCAcaccatgcaccaaattattacacaccacaacagcagtatatttcgccctctacatatttaaaccataatgcaccatacaatcacagaccgatcaacactatcgatcggtcacggcaagaaggtcggtatactaatacccgaccaaatgagccccacaGCCCAGGATCCGGTGGTCTACCACCGGATAcaatggaaaaaattagggaagagatgactgaactatttcgagataagttcggagttagtgtagccagagtagggcaatcataccaaaagccatataatcaccggtttgacactgtcccatatccacaaggggcaaggatactggaattttctaagttttctggtgagaatgggagaagcacatacgaacacataggccagttcctagcacacctaggcgaattggctgatggagaagcatttcgtgttcggttattttctttatcccttactggtaccgcttttgcatggtacgccgccctgcctcctaattctattaattcctggaatgagttagaaaataaatttcatgaacatttctttgtcggggaatatgaattaggattagctgacttagcttcagtccgacaaggacgcgaagaatcggttaatgattatatccggaggttccgggacactagaaaccgatgctttcggatccatgttgcagacaaagagctagcagggctagcttttaatgggttgctatcctacttaagagacaaattagatgggacccagttcttttcgatagcccagctacatcagcgggctttagcctgtgaaagccgatttaaagagacatcaaaatcggccgcccgtaccatacatctaatagagcgtgatagttcagatgatgaattcgcagatgtatataccgctgagtttatttggccaacaaaggccaaatcttcagcatgttcttccttacagccggttcaaaagaatcggcaagaagagattaaatttacctttcatgttgccaaatgcgataagatatttgatgagctacttaaaaatggcaacattaaattaactcataatatctctcctatagatgaattgaagagacgtgcttattgtaagtggtataattctttttctcatgccaccaatgactgtaatgtttttcgtcgacaggtacaatcggtcataaatgagggccgattggcttttcaggaaatgcaagtagacacacagccatttcctgttaatacaatagatgtCGCATGCGAAAAAGGTcttagttcggcccgaaatggccgataaaagcAAAAGCAAAGACATTGTCATTGAGGAAAAAAGCAACATGGAAAAACATGCTATATACAAGAATAAGCAAAGCATAATTAGACAATAAATGAGCAAATGATAAGTTGGGGGGAATGCCATTGTCGAAGGTCCTCATAACTAATTGATACTATCAGTTCTATAACTTGTTTTAGGAGTAACTAACATGTGTTTGTTGAAGGACGTCAACATAGATAAAAAGAGAATTAGAGGAAGCTTCGGTCCAGGTGTTCAGTCGAAGCATGTCATCGGAAGCAGCTGACTCGAAAACGAAGGAGGCAGCAAGCGTGCAACAGTAGCCGTCATTTGTAGTCCACGAAGCATCTCACACCACCCCGCCTTTCGAGCTAGAGGTTTGGGCATCAAGCCCTCCTCGACTTAGTTTATAATCCGCCCCTTGTGTCTCCCTCGCTCTATATGGCCGAAACACTCAGAATCACTAGCTAGCGTTTTATTTATGGAGGAAATGTAAAAACTATCGAATTAATACCTAACAAAAGCTACCAAATCAAAATTTATCATTTAAACCTATGATTATTAAGGGTTTATATTTAAAATATGTAATCACAAGGTATATATCTAACTTTTCCTATCAATATGGCCGGATAGAAAAAACTAAATTTGTGAACGCGACAATGCAATTATCAAACCACCTCGGATACAGCTGCAAAATCATATAGGTGCGCACAAATTCTATTGTGTCGTGCTGGATAGAGCCGTCACCCAACTACCTTCCACCAAGCCTTTTTGACTTCCTGATGTAAATGGACACTAGCACTCATCGATTAGCCCTTGTCTTGCGTTCGTTGCAGCCAGTGCAGTGCAGGACGAACTCGACATGGGCACTCTCCCCTACCTCTTACTTGTCGTGCTGTCCTCTCTGTCGCTCGTCCCCCGCGCCGCCGCGTACTCGGAGTACTCGTGCAACGGTACCACGGGCAACTTCACGGCGGCCAGCGCGTTCGGCGCCAACCTGGCCCGCCTCGTCGCGGCGCTGCCCGCCAACGCCTCCTCCTCTCCGTCGCTCTTCGCCTCGGCGGCCGTCGGCGCGGCTCCGGACACGGCCTACGGCCTCGCGCTGTGCCGCGGCGACGTCACGGACGCCGGGGTCTGCTCGGCGTGCCTAGCCGACGCGTTCGGCAGGCTGCGGCGGCTCTGCGGCGCGGACAGGGACGCCACGTTCTACGCCGACCTGTGCACGGCGCGGTACTCCGGCGGGGACTTCCTGGCGCGGCCCGACGACAACTCCCCCGTGATCAACGCGCTGGACGTGAACGGGTCGACGTACTACGGGTGGGACGCCCGGAACGCGACGAGCCGGACCCTGTTCCTGTCGCTGGTGGGCACGCTGTTCGGGGAGATGGCCATGTACGCCGCCTACAACTCCTCGGCCGCGCGCATGTTCGCGAGCGCCGCCATGTACGTCAACCCGCAGCTGCCCACGGTGTACGGGTTCGTGCAGTGCACGCCGGACCTGTCGCGGGCGCAGTGCTGGGACTGCTTCCAGGTGCTCCAGGACCAGAACCGGCGGTGGTACGACGGCCGCGAGGGCGGCCGCATCCTCGGCGTCCGCTGCAGCTTCCGGTACGAGGCGTAccatttcttcggcggcatgccgGAGGTCAGAATCGGCCTCAAGGGCGACCCATCTTCACCAGCTGCGGAAACGGAAATCCATGGTAAACATAAAAAAAAATGCATAGTCTGTTACTATTGGTCATTTCTGTTCTAAACGATATACTGTAGGTAGCAATCACAGGGTGGTCTTAATTGTCGCTGTCATCGTATCAATCACGGCGTTCTCCGCTATGATGGCTGCCGGCCTTGTGATAATCAGAGCACGACGACGAAAAGGAGCCGGTAAGGAGACACCCGCCTACCGCTGCGGCGCGACCGTCGCGTTGGGGATCTGGGGTGACAAAATCGGGAAAATATAATATGCAATCACTTATCCTGGTGCAAGCATGCAATCAAGCGATCTGTTGCATCCGATCTAGATCTAATGATGACTGTTATTTTATATTTAACTTCTTCCACCTAAAACATAGTACCTATTTTACTTTTAACCCCTTCCATATGAAACCGTTGGATCTAGATTAAATGCTCTGGATAGTttgattgcacgcttgcaccaaAATGAGTGATTGCACAGGATATGTCCTCGACAAAATCTTGGATAGGGAATTGCGTAACTAACTGGCAGGGGAAAAAAAACTTCCaatgcagagaagaagagaaagctgcAGCTGGAGGCGCAATCCCGGAACAGCTCTACCACAGAGGATGCGCTGAAGCTGTGGCGGATCGAGGAGAGCAGCTCGGAGTTCACGCTGTACGACTTCGCCGAGCTGGCGGCCGCCACGGGCGGTTTCTCCGACGAGAATCTGCTCGGCAGAGGCGGCTTCGGCCCCGTCTACAAGGCGAGCTGACGTTTCGAGTCATCTCAGCTTCTAATACATAGTGCTTGCAGCCATGACTGACTGTGATCGATTCGGGTGCAGGGGAAGCTGCCGGACGGCGCCGAGATCGCGGTGAAGCGGCTGGCGGCGCATTCTGGACAGGGCCTGGAGGAGTTCAAGAACGAGATCCAGCTGATCGCCAAGCTGCAGCACACCAAcctggtgcggctcgtcggctgctGCGTCCAGGAGGAGGAGAAGCTGCTGGTGTACGAGTACATGCCCAACCGCAGCCTCAACTGCTTCATCTTCGACCAGCAGCGGGGGCCGTTGCTGGACTGGGAGAAACGGCGCCGTATCATCGAGGGCGTCGCGCAGGGGCTGCTCTACCTGCACAAGCACTCGCGGGTGCGCATCATCCACCGCGACCTCAAGGCTAGCAACATCCTGCTGGACAAGGACCTCAACCCCAAGATCTCCGACTTCGGCATGGCCAGGATCTTTGGATCCAACATGACGGAGGCCAACACCAACAGGGTCGTCGGGACATAGTAAGTTTTAACAAACAcccgtatgtatgtatgtatgtatgtatatggCCCACTTTGATATTCTTGTAATGTAATGTTGTGCCGAACAAGTTTGTCTTTATGTGTGTTTTTAGACACCTTGCTAATTTAACGATGTTTCTTTAGTGGCTACATGGCTCCTGAGTATGCTTCGGAGGGCATCTTCTCGGTGAAGTCGGACGTGTACAGCTTCGGCGTGCTGCTGCTAGAGATCGTCAGCGGCAAGAGGAACACTGGCCACCACAACTACGGCGACTTCGTCAACCTGCTCGGATATGTGAGTTGTCACTGCTACTAGTGTAGTATTTTATAGACAAGATGACCAAACAATCACCACCTGATCGACGTTCCCAGCGACCATATATAGTTTTTGGTCAACTCATTCACATCGACAGCAAGGGAAGGCTGCAATGTATTATTAGAAGAACTGCAGTGCCGTGCTGAATTGTAAGTTGACGAACTGTCACAGGCATGGCAGCTGTGGAGAGACGGGAGGGTGTTCGAGCTGATTGACCCGACGCTGGGCGAGCGCGGCGACGTGGCGACCATCGTGCGGTGCGTCAAGGTGGCGCTGCTGTGCGTGCAGGAAAGCGCCACCGACCGGCCGACCATGGCGGACGTCACGGCGATGCTGGCCACCGCCGGCGACGCCGCGTCCGCCGGGCCGCTCCCGGACCCGAAGCGGCCGCCGCACTTCTCCCTCAGGGTGGCGACGACCAGCGGCAGCGACGACGACTGTGGGTCGCGGACGCGGTTCACCACGTCGTGCAGCACCAACGACCTCACCATCACCTCCATCCACGAGGGCAGGTGATTTAAGCAGCGGAGGCGTCTTTTGATGGTCGGTCGATCGAGCTTTCGTGTGAATGAGTTGACAATCCGTTGGCCGTTGTCGGCTGAAGACGAGACGAGTAGTGTTATCTTGCTTGCATCTGTTGCTTACTTTTGAGACCGTGACAGGTCACATGACGATCGTTTACGTTTGGATGGTGCTCCGCTGTGCAGATTAATGCTAGCAGTGTGGAATTATTATTATTGATTAGGGACAAGTCGCCGTGCTGCTTTGATGGCGAAAGGTTGGTGATATGCATGGGCGGCAGGGTTCATTCAAAAGGACGCCTCCTGGTTTCCTGTAGAGGGCTCTTTCAGTTCAGCTGGCCTGCACTGCACTAAACCACGACATCTCTCATTCCCTATTTTTAGGGCGAGTTTGGTTGATGATTAAAAGAGAATAGAGTGGTTCCATTTTAGTTTTTTTAGATGTTTGGTATCAACAAAAGATGAGCGAAGCAGCTCCTGCAGTCTCCATATGGAAATTTtaccaagtgctcctgctccaccAAAATGATCGGATGCGAGCGCTCTCCCGGACGCGAGGGCTCTCCTTTCTCTTTTATCATCTACACTCACATGTCTCTCTAACCAAATAAACAAAAGGAACGGGTCTGTTTTATTCTACTTTTCAACTAAACAAAAAATAGAGTGACTCTGTTCTGCTTGGCAAACGGAGAATAGATTGACTCCATTCTCAAAAACTAGAAAAGAACCACTCTATTCTAATTGACTCtctaaccaaacacacccttaaacTACACTCTATAAACAGTGTCATCCATACTTCCGTGTCTCCTATTTTACGCGATCCACTAAAGTCAATCTAACTAGCGGATCACCAACGTTCATCAGATATAAAAAACTAGCTAACCATCTGAATTTATGACAGGTTCCATCCTACAATTCTCACATAAAACTCATGTGTGGTTCCATcctaagaaggaaagaaatccagtGAAAGCAAACCTGAACTAAAATCACTTGCTGAATGCAAAGTTCAATCAGACATGCTTAGCTACATAATTGCATAACATATGAGGTAAGTCTATCAAGAGCTTCCTCGAATCCAGAAACAGCCTGACTAAGATGATTCAGATGTTGCACATTCGGCTTAACAACCATATATCATTATTATCATACCCAATTAACTACTATACATGGAGTTGATATTTCCTAGATTGTTGCAACAGTTGACAGTTTCTAGCAAACAAGGCATTGTGATGAAGAGTATCAGCACACGTTTGTTTAGGGATCATTGTCCACACCTAGCAGGTCAAAAAATCAAGAGTTGGAAGCATAGGCAGAAGCCAGCTCCATATTTGAATCATATAAAATGCTAATCACCTTATAATTCGAGTCTTGGAGGATATACTGTCATTCCTTCGAGTCCATCATAACCTGCCAACCCGTCATTTGCTCAGCTTGTTGCTTCTCCGCGTCATTTCTAAATTTCACCGGCATCCTAGAAACAATGCAAGCACTTATCACATTTGACACAAAAAAATCTAGGTGGGAAATGATTGGTGACTTTTTTATTAGATAATAGAACCTTTAAAAGTCTCCACCTCTGAGAGTCTGCACACAACATAGAATGAGTACATAAACATGAAAACTTCCACATGCCGGAGGAAAAGAAGAAATCAAATATAGCCAAACCTATTATTGAACTTCCAACCAAAACTAGAGAAAAGCTCCAACgctcactagtagaaaagagctcaaagcctgcggcacgttcaacttttcactggcggtttccgttatcaaacgtcagtgaaagaaacaggtgggcccggctttaaaaa contains these protein-coding regions:
- the LOC103633256 gene encoding cysteine-rich receptor-like protein kinase 19; this translates as MGTLPYLLLVVLSSLSLVPRAAAYSEYSCNGTTGNFTAASAFGANLARLVAALPANASSSPSLFASAAVGAAPDTAYGLALCRGDVTDAGVCSACLADAFGRLRRLCGADRDATFYADLCTARYSGGDFLARPDDNSPVINALDVNGSTYYGWDARNATSRTLFLSLVGTLFGEMAMYAAYNSSAARMFASAAMYVNPQLPTVYGFVQCTPDLSRAQCWDCFQVLQDQNRRWYDGREGGRILGVRCSFRYEAYHFFGGMPEVRIGLKGDPSSPAAETEIHGSNHRVVLIVAVIVSITAFSAMMAAGLVIIRARRRKGAEKKRKLQLEAQSRNSSTTEDALKLWRIEESSSEFTLYDFAELAAATGGFSDENLLGRGGFGPVYKGKLPDGAEIAVKRLAAHSGQGLEEFKNEIQLIAKLQHTNLVRLVGCCVQEEEKLLVYEYMPNRSLNCFIFDQQRGPLLDWEKRRRIIEGVAQGLLYLHKHSRVRIIHRDLKASNILLDKDLNPKISDFGMARIFGSNMTEANTNRVVGTYGYMAPEYASEGIFSVKSDVYSFGVLLLEIVSGKRNTGHHNYGDFVNLLGYAWQLWRDGRVFELIDPTLGERGDVATIVRCVKVALLCVQESATDRPTMADVTAMLATAGDAASAGPLPDPKRPPHFSLRVATTSGSDDDCGSRTRFTTSCSTNDLTITSIHEGR